One region of Limnothrix sp. FACHB-406 genomic DNA includes:
- the cruF gene encoding gamma-carotene 1'-hydroxylase CruF has protein sequence MKSLPQQPLSLIERACLIGHIIAMAFGLAGLLYVLPRPDLIASLPPIGIQFFQWSMGQGGVGYIILGAAAVALYLARVLGWQRMLLFFLPSVGLSLGSELLGTSTGFPFGHYHYLSGLGYKVAGLVPFTIPLSWFYMGAVCYLLVMVGLERLNLPGLLRQVGAVVGGAVLLMAWDLVLDPAMSQTSLPFWEFEEIGEFFGMPYRNLSGWVATGMVFMSVAALLWRGQRLNLTRSQLTVPVIVYLVNFAFGAAITVFSLDPGFLVPTMMSVAIGVLPAVLLWAIAPTEAPKAEPAETEPLNAPPLEVVAK, from the coding sequence ATGAAGTCACTGCCCCAACAGCCGCTCTCGTTGATTGAGCGCGCTTGCCTGATAGGTCACATTATTGCCATGGCGTTTGGCCTGGCTGGGTTGCTGTACGTCTTGCCTCGTCCTGACCTGATCGCCAGCTTGCCGCCCATTGGAATCCAGTTTTTTCAATGGAGTATGGGTCAGGGGGGTGTTGGCTACATCATCCTGGGTGCAGCGGCCGTGGCCCTGTACCTGGCCCGCGTTTTGGGTTGGCAACGGATGTTGCTGTTTTTCTTGCCCTCGGTGGGCTTGTCCTTGGGTAGCGAACTGCTCGGAACCAGCACTGGCTTCCCCTTTGGCCACTATCACTACCTATCGGGGTTGGGATACAAGGTTGCGGGTTTAGTGCCGTTCACGATTCCGCTGTCTTGGTTTTATATGGGTGCGGTTTGCTACCTGCTGGTGATGGTGGGGCTGGAGCGTTTGAATTTGCCGGGACTGCTGCGCCAGGTGGGAGCCGTGGTGGGTGGCGCGGTGTTGCTGATGGCTTGGGATCTGGTGTTGGATCCGGCCATGAGCCAAACGTCGCTGCCCTTCTGGGAATTTGAGGAAATTGGCGAGTTCTTTGGAATGCCCTATCGCAACCTGTCGGGTTGGGTGGCGACGGGGATGGTGTTTATGTCGGTGGCGGCGCTGTTGTGGCGTGGTCAGCGGTTGAATTTGACCCGATCGCAACTGACGGTTCCGGTGATTGTCTATCTGGTGAATTTTGCCTTTGGGGCAGCGATTACGGTGTTTTCGCTGGATCCGGGCTTCCTGGTGCCCACGATGATGAGTGTGGCGATCGGGGTGTTGCCAGCGGTGCTGTTGTGGGCAATCGCGCCGACGGAGGCTCCCAAGGCGGAACCGGCGGAGACTGAGCCTCTGAATGCTCCCCCGCTGGAAGTGGTTGCTAAGTAG
- the cruG gene encoding 2'-O-glycosyltransferase CruG gives MVTGAETETGAVVWGAIALGLLLVQLPAVAILLARLMQGPGRQQPLQPRDTTHDQLGSVSILVPTLNEAARLGPCLTGLGLQGYEVREILVIDSDSTDGTPELVKAAGRQDPRLRLLPDDPLPGDWVGRPWALHTGFRHSNEQSRWILGIDADTRPKAGLVSAAIAAAEAGGYDLVSFSPRFLLQTPGELILQPALLMTLVYRFGPAGSSIGGPTRTMANGQCFLVRRDRLVDLGGYSSARGSFCDDVTLARAAAAQGMKVGFLDGGKLIEVRMYEGAAETWKEWGRSLDLKDASPRAQTLGDCLFLLAVQGLPLPLVLLLFEPACASASWLVTAAWGLNLALLLIRFALNWAIAPSYNLSGAKLPWLFFLSPLADPLAALRIGLSSVQTPTQWRGRSYSPAVPTNAG, from the coding sequence ATGGTGACCGGAGCGGAAACTGAGACCGGAGCGGTAGTTTGGGGGGCGATCGCCCTTGGGTTGTTATTGGTGCAGCTTCCGGCCGTTGCCATTTTGTTGGCTCGGTTAATGCAAGGCCCCGGTCGCCAACAGCCTCTGCAACCCAGGGACACCACCCACGACCAGCTCGGTTCCGTCAGCATCCTGGTGCCCACCCTGAACGAGGCGGCCAGGCTGGGGCCCTGCCTAACGGGCTTGGGGCTTCAGGGCTACGAAGTGCGGGAAATTTTGGTGATTGATAGCGACTCCACCGATGGCACGCCGGAACTGGTGAAGGCCGCCGGTCGCCAAGATCCCCGCCTGCGATTGTTGCCGGATGATCCCCTGCCGGGAGATTGGGTGGGGCGGCCCTGGGCGTTGCACACGGGATTTCGCCACAGCAACGAACAAAGCCGTTGGATTTTGGGGATTGATGCGGATACTCGGCCCAAAGCGGGCTTGGTGTCGGCGGCGATCGCGGCGGCCGAAGCGGGGGGCTATGATCTGGTTTCTTTTTCGCCGCGCTTTTTACTGCAAACGCCCGGTGAGCTGATTTTGCAACCGGCCCTGTTGATGACGCTGGTGTATCGGTTTGGGCCGGCGGGCAGCTCGATCGGGGGGCCCACTCGCACCATGGCCAATGGTCAATGCTTTTTGGTGCGGCGCGATCGGCTCGTGGACTTGGGCGGCTACAGCAGCGCTCGGGGGTCTTTTTGTGATGATGTGACCTTGGCGCGGGCGGCGGCGGCCCAGGGCATGAAGGTGGGCTTTTTGGATGGGGGCAAGCTGATCGAGGTGCGCATGTATGAAGGGGCCGCCGAAACCTGGAAAGAGTGGGGCCGATCGCTCGATCTTAAGGATGCCAGCCCCCGGGCCCAAACCCTGGGGGATTGTCTCTTTTTGTTAGCAGTGCAGGGCTTGCCCTTACCCTTGGTATTGTTATTATTCGAGCCGGCCTGTGCCAGTGCTTCCTGGTTGGTAACCGCCGCCTGGGGCCTGAATCTGGCACTGTTGCTCATCCGATTTGCCTTAAATTGGGCGATCGCACCGTCCTATAACCTCAGCGGCGCAAAGCTTCCCTGGCTTTTCTTTCTGTCGCCCTTGGCGGATCCCTTGGCCGCCCTGAGAATTGGGCTATCATCGGTGCAAACGCCGACGCAGTGGCGCGGGCGTAGCTATTCCCCAGCCGTGCCAACCAACGCGGGCTAG
- a CDS encoding Hpt domain-containing protein produces the protein MSGNEQVVKYFIMEANEHLEAMQAALGNLQAVIEEYEECNTIYRAAHTIKGSAAMLGFEGMRHLALLLENCFKFLRENPIKLDNRDQQDFANGVALLEKLTRALEGGAYNDEQAVPAVDSLRPSLEALYERIKKRAAGEPETPAPAPAPAAKPLPGNFGPLVMEALKQMVVLFKQPATPELRAQLDRLCQKLLQLGDGYATWQTLIQATRRAIAHPKVPFNAIAPIVVRDLKQATELMAGGKGHSITLGPELQKFAPPAAAAAAAAPAATPAAPAATPAPAPANGQVSIPRDPKGAARILISTFPKDQLMEIARYLAAAAR, from the coding sequence GTGAGTGGTAACGAACAAGTTGTCAAGTACTTCATCATGGAAGCCAATGAGCATCTGGAGGCGATGCAGGCGGCCCTGGGGAACTTGCAAGCAGTCATCGAAGAATATGAGGAGTGCAACACCATCTACCGAGCCGCCCACACCATCAAGGGCAGTGCGGCCATGCTTGGCTTTGAGGGAATGCGCCACCTAGCTTTGTTGCTTGAAAACTGTTTTAAGTTCCTGCGCGAAAACCCTATCAAGTTAGATAACAGAGATCAGCAAGATTTCGCAAACGGTGTCGCCCTTTTGGAGAAATTGACCCGGGCCCTGGAGGGTGGCGCTTACAACGATGAGCAGGCCGTTCCGGCGGTGGACAGTCTGCGCCCATCCCTAGAAGCCCTATACGAACGAATTAAGAAGCGGGCGGCGGGCGAACCGGAAACACCTGCCCCAGCGCCTGCCCCAGCGGCTAAACCCCTGCCGGGCAATTTTGGCCCGTTGGTGATGGAAGCGCTGAAGCAAATGGTGGTGCTGTTTAAGCAACCGGCCACGCCGGAGTTGCGCGCACAGCTCGATCGCCTCTGTCAAAAGCTGCTGCAATTGGGTGATGGCTATGCCACTTGGCAAACCCTGATCCAAGCCACCCGCCGGGCGATCGCCCATCCCAAAGTGCCCTTCAATGCGATCGCCCCGATCGTGGTGCGGGATCTGAAACAGGCCACTGAGTTAATGGCCGGGGGCAAAGGCCACAGCATCACCCTGGGCCCTGAACTCCAAAAATTTGCTCCACCGGCCGCCGCAGCCGCTGCGGCCGCTCCCGCCGCGACCCCAGCCGCTCCGGCCGCTACTCCGGCCCCAGCCCCGGCCAATGGCCAAGTCAGCATCCCTCGGGATCCCAAGGGTGCTGCTCGGATTCTGATTTCCACGTTCCCCAAGGATCAACTGATGGAAATTGCCCGCTATTTGGCGGCGGCGGCTCGCTAG
- a CDS encoding PAS domain-containing protein, producing the protein MTASIVLEPEVFNALQQELETLRLKVRQQQTQFDRLTQNLPGVVYQFQVDAAGEMTFPYASIGCRELFEVEPEGMIQAIEMLSLADRETLMQATERSRQNLSDFHWEGPFMLPSGKERWLRLVSRPERLADGRTLWDGLVIDVTQQRQAEEELRRTQRFLSAVLDALPMPVVVKEAAELRVSTLNPAAERLFGVAAADLLGRPMDELFMPEEAAELRSGDRAALAQRQILDQPPMPMRIGGEQRWLQSRRIAIWNGDRPQYLMAIYEDVTERYQSEQELLRQQALLKSLIAAAPIGIAITDRHYRILEANHRLSELNGLTVADHLGQTMQATAPNLAPHLERIYEEVWQTGQAISNLEVTGAQLHHPDPDRVWNLSYFPIWDREGTISAIGTIVVEITEQRQIETALRQANSRFQQIADNLPGIVFQYRRRTGDPLGEFIYISSRVREIFHVEPDAILADSAVMWGCVHPDDVAIFAESMERAVNHGLEWRHKYRILLPSGELRWIQGISRMVLDEEGTLHADGLLLDITDRQLALQNLEQMRDRFQRLADSIPGVIYQYETSGNDPVGRFLYLSPGCQEVYGIDPLRGQNDPLSLWTLTHPDDLLNVQTSIRVAIETRADWQYEYRIITPQGEVKWLQSAARGRFLKDGRSIWDGLILDVTDRKAAEVALQQERSLMQLVLDNVSDGVMACDMAGRITLANHTARQWYNCNLQGLLPEEWMSLCTVLEPDGITPIAPAQMPLSRAILGESVHDFEMVVHVANEDPHRIVCHSEPLRESDGYQIGAMVVMYDVTEYYEAQERLRRLTESLQEAQRVAHLGSWEYHVATGEVSWSEEIFRLFNYPIEEGVPEFDQSISLYSPSSQQRLQMAFEECLSDGQSYDLELEGIEQINGLSRYFRVKGLPERDANGQIVRVYGILMDISDLKQAEAIRRRSEVRFRTLIEATSQIVWVTSRLGEFAADQPKWRAFTGQSRQDLLGWGWLNAIHPADRAATEAAWSRSIISKQPFTLEHRLRRYDGQYRYMSVRAVPILDDVASVYEWVGVHTDITDRKLAELELFDREAFLRTIFDGVEYPIFVLAVLPDHRLEYIGWNAASARLTGLHESRVYHHTPTEVFGEEYGAIMEAHYWSCVDQRQTIVQDEYVTTQKGHLWLLTTLNPLFDKKGRVYRIVATSIDITKRRQAEDALQQKAADLEAALLDLQHTQNQLIQSEKMSSLGQLVAGVAHEINNPVNFIHGNLSHAHRYAEDLLEIVQAYQERIPNPDPDLNDLIEEVDLEFVAEDLPKLLQSMRVGTDRIREIVSSLRNFSRLDEADVKEVDLHEGIDSTLLILQNRLKPKPEHPGIQVAKQYGALPRVECYAGQLNQVFMNILVNAIDALEERDRLRDTEAIKDHPSQITITTRAIDSRWVQVQLSDNGPGIAPDIQQRLFDPFFTTKPVGKGTGLGMSISYQIVTERHGGRLICESAPGQGATFIIEIPHHQTGPAAHPET; encoded by the coding sequence ATGACTGCTTCGATTGTTCTGGAACCAGAAGTGTTCAATGCTCTTCAGCAAGAGCTAGAAACCCTGCGCCTGAAGGTTCGTCAGCAGCAAACTCAGTTTGATCGTTTAACGCAAAACCTACCGGGCGTGGTCTACCAATTCCAAGTAGACGCGGCGGGCGAAATGACGTTTCCCTATGCCTCGATCGGCTGTCGTGAGCTATTCGAGGTGGAACCGGAGGGGATGATCCAGGCGATTGAGATGTTGTCGCTGGCCGATCGGGAAACCCTGATGCAGGCTACGGAGCGATCGCGGCAAAACCTGTCGGATTTTCACTGGGAAGGGCCGTTTATGTTGCCCTCGGGGAAAGAGCGTTGGTTGCGCTTGGTGTCCCGGCCAGAGCGCTTGGCCGATGGGAGAACGCTTTGGGATGGCTTAGTGATTGATGTGACGCAACAGCGACAGGCGGAGGAGGAGTTGCGGCGCACTCAACGGTTCCTGTCGGCGGTGTTGGATGCTTTGCCGATGCCGGTGGTGGTGAAGGAGGCGGCGGAGTTACGAGTCAGCACCTTGAACCCGGCCGCCGAGCGGTTGTTTGGGGTGGCGGCGGCGGATTTGTTGGGCCGGCCCATGGATGAGCTGTTTATGCCGGAAGAGGCGGCGGAGTTGCGATCGGGCGATCGGGCGGCCTTGGCACAACGACAAATTTTGGATCAGCCGCCAATGCCCATGCGGATTGGTGGTGAGCAGCGTTGGTTACAAAGCCGCCGCATTGCCATTTGGAACGGCGATCGCCCGCAGTATCTGATGGCGATTTACGAGGATGTGACGGAGCGCTACCAATCTGAACAGGAGCTGTTGCGGCAGCAGGCGTTGCTGAAATCGCTGATTGCGGCGGCCCCGATCGGGATTGCGATTACCGACCGCCACTATCGCATTCTGGAAGCCAATCATCGCTTGTCCGAGTTGAATGGCCTCACGGTGGCCGACCACCTCGGACAAACGATGCAGGCCACCGCACCCAACCTAGCCCCTCACTTGGAACGCATCTATGAAGAGGTGTGGCAAACGGGCCAGGCCATTTCCAACCTGGAGGTGACTGGGGCCCAACTGCATCACCCCGACCCCGATCGGGTTTGGAACCTGTCCTATTTCCCGATTTGGGATCGAGAAGGAACCATCAGCGCGATCGGGACGATCGTGGTTGAAATCACTGAGCAGCGGCAGATCGAAACGGCCTTGCGCCAGGCCAACAGCCGGTTTCAACAAATTGCCGATAACCTGCCGGGCATTGTCTTCCAGTACCGACGCAGAACCGGCGACCCCCTAGGAGAATTTATCTACATCAGCTCCCGGGTGCGCGAAATCTTCCATGTGGAGCCGGATGCGATCCTGGCGGATTCGGCCGTCATGTGGGGCTGTGTGCATCCCGATGATGTGGCCATCTTCGCAGAATCCATGGAGCGAGCCGTGAACCATGGCCTGGAATGGCGACACAAATATCGAATTTTGTTGCCCTCGGGTGAATTGCGCTGGATCCAGGGCATTTCTCGCATGGTGTTGGACGAAGAAGGCACGCTACATGCCGATGGGTTGCTGCTGGACATTACCGATCGACAGTTGGCGCTGCAAAACCTAGAGCAAATGCGCGATCGGTTCCAGCGATTGGCGGACAGCATACCCGGCGTGATTTATCAGTACGAAACGTCCGGCAATGATCCCGTGGGGCGTTTTTTGTATCTCAGTCCCGGTTGCCAGGAGGTCTATGGCATTGACCCCTTACGCGGCCAAAACGACCCCCTCAGTCTCTGGACGCTGACCCACCCCGATGACTTGCTCAATGTTCAAACATCCATTCGGGTTGCCATTGAAACCCGCGCCGATTGGCAGTATGAATACCGGATCATTACCCCCCAAGGGGAAGTGAAGTGGCTCCAGTCCGCCGCGCGGGGACGGTTTCTCAAGGATGGGCGATCAATCTGGGATGGATTGATTTTGGATGTCACCGATCGCAAGGCCGCTGAAGTGGCCCTGCAACAGGAGCGATCGCTCATGCAATTGGTGTTGGATAACGTTTCCGACGGGGTGATGGCCTGTGACATGGCTGGGCGCATCACCCTCGCCAACCACACGGCCCGACAGTGGTACAACTGCAACCTGCAAGGACTCTTGCCCGAAGAGTGGATGAGCCTCTGCACCGTCTTGGAGCCGGATGGCATCACCCCGATCGCTCCGGCCCAAATGCCCTTGAGCCGGGCGATCCTAGGGGAATCGGTGCATGATTTCGAGATGGTGGTTCATGTGGCCAACGAAGACCCCCATCGAATTGTTTGCCATTCGGAACCTCTACGGGAAAGCGACGGCTACCAAATCGGGGCTATGGTTGTGATGTATGACGTGACGGAGTATTACGAAGCCCAAGAGCGGCTCCGTCGCCTCACCGAGAGCCTGCAAGAGGCCCAGCGCGTGGCCCATTTGGGTTCCTGGGAATATCACGTGGCGACCGGTGAAGTCAGTTGGTCAGAGGAAATTTTTCGGCTCTTTAACTACCCGATCGAGGAAGGTGTGCCGGAGTTTGATCAGTCGATTTCCCTCTACAGCCCCTCCTCCCAGCAACGCTTGCAGATGGCGTTTGAAGAATGCCTTAGCGACGGTCAATCCTACGATCTGGAACTCGAAGGCATCGAGCAAATTAACGGGTTATCGCGCTACTTCCGCGTCAAGGGACTGCCGGAGCGAGATGCCAATGGCCAAATCGTGCGGGTCTACGGCATTTTGATGGATATCAGCGATCTCAAACAGGCGGAGGCCATCCGTCGCCGGAGCGAAGTGCGGTTCCGTACTCTGATTGAGGCCACCTCGCAAATTGTTTGGGTCACCAGCCGCCTGGGAGAGTTTGCGGCCGATCAGCCCAAGTGGCGGGCCTTTACGGGCCAATCGCGCCAGGATTTGTTGGGCTGGGGTTGGCTGAATGCGATTCACCCAGCCGATCGCGCCGCCACGGAGGCCGCCTGGTCTCGTTCCATCATCAGCAAACAGCCCTTCACCCTGGAGCACCGGCTGCGACGCTATGACGGGCAATATCGCTACATGAGCGTGCGGGCCGTGCCGATTCTGGATGATGTGGCTAGTGTCTATGAGTGGGTGGGGGTTCACACGGATATTACCGATCGCAAGTTGGCGGAACTGGAACTGTTCGATCGCGAAGCCTTCCTGCGCACCATCTTTGACGGGGTGGAATATCCCATTTTTGTTTTGGCCGTCCTGCCCGATCACCGGTTGGAATATATCGGTTGGAATGCGGCCAGCGCCCGCTTAACCGGTCTGCACGAGTCCCGGGTCTATCACCACACCCCCACCGAAGTGTTTGGCGAAGAGTACGGAGCCATCATGGAAGCCCATTATTGGAGCTGCGTAGACCAACGCCAAACCATTGTTCAGGATGAGTATGTCACCACCCAGAAGGGGCATCTGTGGCTGCTGACCACCCTGAATCCACTGTTTGACAAGAAGGGGCGCGTTTATCGAATTGTGGCCACCTCGATCGACATCACCAAGCGTCGCCAAGCCGAAGATGCCCTCCAACAAAAGGCAGCCGACCTAGAAGCGGCGCTGCTGGATTTGCAACATACGCAAAATCAACTGATCCAAAGCGAAAAAATGTCCAGCTTGGGGCAGTTGGTGGCAGGTGTTGCCCATGAAATCAACAACCCGGTGAACTTCATCCATGGCAACCTCAGCCATGCCCATCGCTACGCGGAAGACCTGCTGGAAATTGTGCAAGCCTATCAAGAACGAATTCCCAACCCAGACCCAGACCTCAACGACCTGATTGAGGAAGTGGACTTGGAATTTGTGGCGGAAGATTTGCCCAAGCTCCTGCAATCCATGCGGGTGGGCACCGATCGAATTCGCGAAATTGTCTCCTCCTTGCGGAACTTCTCCCGACTGGACGAGGCGGATGTGAAGGAGGTGGATTTGCACGAGGGAATTGATAGCACCCTGCTGATTCTGCAAAATCGCCTGAAACCGAAGCCGGAGCATCCAGGCATTCAGGTGGCGAAGCAATACGGTGCTTTGCCGAGGGTGGAATGCTATGCCGGACAGCTCAATCAGGTGTTTATGAATATTCTGGTGAATGCGATCGATGCCCTTGAAGAGCGCGATCGCCTCCGCGACACCGAAGCCATCAAAGACCATCCGAGCCAAATCACAATCACGACCCGGGCGATCGACTCCCGTTGGGTGCAAGTTCAACTGTCAGACAACGGGCCAGGCATCGCCCCAGACATCCAACAACGACTCTTCGATCCTTTCTTTACGACCAAGCCCGTGGGCAAGGGCACAGGGCTAGGCATGTCCATCAGCTATCAAATCGTGACGGAGCGCCACGGGGGCCGCTTAATTTGCGAATCTGCACCCGGACAGGGAGCCACGTTCATCATTGAAATTCCGCACCACCAAACGGGCCCGGCGGCCCATCCGGAAACCTAG